The genome window ATAGAGTTAGGTTTGAAACACTAACCATCTTTTGAGACGAGAGTATCTGAAGAAAGAGCATTAATCACATCCAAATTGAAGATGATTGGTGAGGGTAACGGGAAGGGAACTTTATTAAGAAATACTTCTCGAGGTGTTGAGATCGCCTAAGATAAATACACAAGTATACATCCAAACGAAATAAAATCAACAGCTTGGGTTATATTTTATCTCAAACAGCTAAGATTAAAAAAGACTGgctaaaaataaaaatggtcataAGACGCCCATAGTGTGCTACAATATGTATGACCTCATATATTGTTTGCTTGCATCCGAAACATTAGATATTTACTCTATTGTTACCCATTTTTTAAATTTGGGACGTTTATACCCTTGCCTTAAAACATGCATTATGATATGAGAGTTTAACGGGAAGGGAACTTTATCCTAATTCCTTTGTTTTGGGCATTAAACATTAATATATGACATGAAGCACATAATTTGGGTTCCTAGCATTACAGAATTTTATCATGATGGTAGAATAGTTTTAAAAGAGGCATTTTTAATAACAAAAATTAGGTTGCTGATTCATAGTTACATACAGATTTTAACACAATGCGGTAGCTATTATTCAAATACCTTAGCAATAGGGAAAGGAACGTTAACATAATGAGGCCATTCTCGAATCGTTTCATACATAAGTTCAGCCTGAGAAACATAGATACGAAAATTTTCAGTTAAACAATTACTTTGAACAAGTAAAAGAAAGTTGTGGCAAAAAAATAGAGTTTAGAGTCACCAATTGATGCAGTGTATAAACATCAGGCCCACCAAGTTCATACACTTTTCCCATGCTACTACCGTCATCACTTAATGCCGCAACAACTGCAGAGGCGACATCAGCAACATACACAGGCTGAATCCTGTACACAACAAATACATAAAGTAACTTATCTACTAATTCAATTAAGTTACTTGGTACATTTCAGGTGTTAGAATATATTTAGAAGTTAAAAGGAAGCAAATTAAGTCGTACTTAGTAGAACCACCCCCGATCATTGGAAGAAAGTTATATTTTTTAGCGAACTGAGCCCATGGGTTCAAGATCCGATCTTCTGTACCAACCATCACTGCAGGTCGCAGTATTGTGGCCTGAAGACAAACAAACCATTAAAGTTTAAGCATGTGCCGAATTTCCATTTATTTATGTTACCATAATATATGTAAATTCATTTTAACTCACCTCAGGCAATTCACGTAAGATGGATTCTTCTGCAGCAGCCTTGGCTTGAAGCATCCTAGATGGAGATGATTTAGATGCACCTAAACACGACAGTTGTATAAATCTCATGATTCCACCATGTTCTTTGGAAATCTGCATATGAAAAAAAAACCCTACGTTAGATAACAAATATACCAGTAAAGAAAGTTGTcacagaaaacaaaaataaacaaaataagtAAAACACACGAATAAGGTCACGATAATACTAAAAAAAATAGATGCACAGACTTACCTTTGCAAGTTGTTCAGCCATATGATGGTTCACTTCCTCAAAACTATAATTTCTGGTTTCATATTCCCTTCCtgtgaaaaaatggttacaacGTGAAAACGGTTTTCACCAACACGTGTAGGGAAACCGAACAAAAGGATGATATTACACAATTACCTATGAGATTAATCACAACATTTGCCTTGGCCATGACTGCCTTAATTGAGTTTTCATCTCTAGGATTATATTTCATGGGAACAATCTGTGTGAGTTAAAAGAGAGTGTGATCATTTCTAGCATCAAACATAAACAGACTTTTAAGAACGATTATTGTGTAAGTTACCTGCCCCAAATCGCCCATCAGTTTGAGATGACGGGGCGAATCTTCGGAACCTCTAAATGGTACTAGCACTTGTGAACCCGTTTTAGCTGCCAGATATACAAAGAATTAATATCAGTAGGCGTCACAAAACACAAAGTAACTTCAGCTTAAGATGAACTGTTAGATGGTTTCTGTGATATGTTAAAGCATAGTCTGCAAAACTAATAATCTACTAACCAAGCTGTTGCACCAAGTAACGCCCAAGGAAACCAGTAGCTCCGAATACTGTAGCAACTATCCCACTGCATATCAGAAAATACCAAATTGAATGATTGATCAATGTAATGGAGAGCATTACACAGTCATTAACTAGTTTAACCATTTACAAATCTCAAACTAGAAACCTAACAGAGTAATCAAACAGAATGAAACAATTCCTACATAGACCTAGACTAAAATGGAGGTACACATCTAAACAAGAATATGCATATTTTACCTATTGCAGCATCtctatttatcacttttaaagTACGAACTTTATCCAACTTCTTTACTATTTTAGTATGCCTTGCTTCACAGTTATACAAatgatataaaaaaaataattgatcAAAGAAACCAGTAGCCCCGAATACTGTAGCAACTATCCCACTGTAAATCAATCATCGTGGAAGAGCATCACATAGTCATCAGCTAATTTCACCGTTAATAAGTCTCGGACTAGGAAAGTAAGAGCATAATCAAACGAAATGAAAACAATTCCTACACACCTAAACTACAATAGAGTCACACACTCACACATCTAAACAAGAATATGCATTACTTTCCCCATTGGCTGCATCTCTATGTATCACTTCTAAAGCACAAACTTCACCCAATTTCTTTACTATTTTAAAGTGTCTTGCTTCTCAGTTATTGAATTCTACACATCATATCGAAAGGAGGTACAACTTCAGGCTCTAAGCAGCTAAGTTAAGAAATAAAACGAACCGGTGAGCAAAAACCGACATCCatattaacataaacaaatgtataacaaacataaaaaaattaaaaaaattaaaaaaaaaaaagatgcaaCCTGACTTAGGATTATGTTTGAGCTCCAAAGACGACCGATTAGAAATGACATCCAAACTACATTAACAACTAACTTCcatttcatttaaacaactacTACCTTTCAAATCCATCAAACCTAATTATGCATCAACTAAACCAAATCAAACTACAATCACCAGATTCACAAATCTCAATTGTTAACTCATGTTCTAATGATACAAACACGTTTAACAAACAAAATCATAGAAAATGTATACCTAACAGACGATCTTCCACCAGTACCCTTGCGGACCAGATGTCCAATACCTTTGGTGGTAAGCGTAGAGGCATAACGCCGATCATACTCACCGTAACCTGCATTGCATCAGTTCATGAAATTTAAACAACATATGGAAAATGAATAAAATGAAACCCTAGAAATGGATAAATTGATAAATAAACAAATTACAGCGATCGGAAACAGGATAAAGCGATTTGAGAGAGTAAATCGATGTGCGAGAGCTCAAATTTTCACGAGCTAATCTCCGAGAAACGGTCTGCATCGTGTTCGGTTCAGAGACGCGAGGAAGACGAGAGATTTGCGATACGATGAGAAAACCCTCAGAGGCCTGTTCTAACTTGCGCCTGTGTATAAAAAGGTATCTTAAAATATACGAGTTTTTTTTATAAGTAGTTCCAAACCTAGATTCCATAAATTTGTGACTGTTAAAAAATGTATAAAACAAAGTAAAAACTTTTTCTTGTAATCATCAAACCTAGGGATGAGCTCGGCACCAGTATAGGTCCTGAAAATCGTCAAATTTGAGTAacggtaccggtatcgaaaaATTTTCGGTACGGtgccggtatttgaaggtaaaaaattgtaaaatattGGTACCAAAAAAGCGAAAAAGTGAATACCAAATCGGTATCGAAAATAATTCGGTACCGTTAACCAGTACCAAATGCTCATTCCTAGTCCAAATAATGTAGAATGGCACCATATTACCATTGTCGTGCTTGTGGACATGCCATATTACCATTGCCATGCTTGTGGACGTGCTACATTCGAACACAACATGTAGTTCAAGACTTCAAGTGTCATGTAAATATTGTTGAGCCTAGCAGAGAGACCCTTAGATTTATAACACAAACCATCAACCCTACGACATGCACCATAAATACGAGGTAGCTAATTTTTTCTACATAGTGTCATCTATATTTTGGCTGCTATTTCTTTCGCATCCGAGTGATACTCATATTTGTTGGTCTTTCTCATCAAAGATTTATGCTATTTGATTTATCAAAAACCTTATTTGAGGTTATTTAAAATCCTTATTTTGAGACTAATATGGTTTGTAGTCAAGTGGGAACTATTTGACTACGTTGTGATGCTTTGTAACCTTAATGAgcatatttacccattttgacCTGTTATACGactaacccaacccaacccataTCATACAAATTAGATGTGAATCATACCAATCTTATCAGTTTCTCCATCATAATCACATATATGAAGCAGCCTTTTTTGGGCTTTAACCATTAAAAGAGCGAGAAAATCATACTACATTAACTAAAATGTTGTCCCAGGACTTATGCATCTTCCCATAGAAAGACTATTTCTGTAGACTGAATATAAAAGTTAAAATACATACTCGCAAAAATTATTAACAATATGTCGAGATTAGGTGGGTTATCTTTTTTTGATGGGGGAACATATCTTTCACTGGGAGCTTAGTTACCTTGTGATGTTATTTAACGTTTGTCTTTTAATTTGCAGATCTATTGTGATGGTCGTAGCAAGAAATTTTTTTAATTAACGGGTTTACCTGAAAACCGCCGGGTATACCCGAtgcccgatgggtatttacccgctagaaacccgacggaTTTTGGaagggtttgggacaagcttatctaatcgggtttgggtttgggattacctaaacccgtcccaaacccgacccattgtcaTCGCTACTTATAAATCatacaaaaaataataattttatagatataggtttttttttaaaacaacccATAACCCGTGAAGCTCACGGGtatataacctagtatatatataatttaaaaaaaaaaaaaaaaaaaaaaaaaaaaaccttactctctcccccccccccccctctctctcctctctATCTCTTCTCTCCAGTCTACACACTCTCCGTCGCCCACTATCAAAAGTTCAGCACCACAACCCACCCCTGTTACCATCAAACACTCAggtaaaataatattatattttgGATGAAACATGAAGCGGGTAATTAACGTTAACGTATAATTTGATTTCTTAACAGATAGCATTGTGGCTAGCAATCTGGTGGAAGCCCGTGCGTGCAGGTTAGACTATTCACtatcacaacccaacccaacccaatctTTTATTAAAATACTAATTTCTCTCTCTTTCACCTACACAACCCCACCCAATCCAATTTTTCACCCACATTCCAACCCAACCTAAACTAAAATTTTATTATAAAGAAATAGaagttatataataaaaaaggaaaaagaattaTATATTATAAAGAAATAGAAGTTAAATAATAGAAAAAAGAATaaagaattaatattatgttggtTGTGCAACCATTGTTTGTCATACCAACCTGTCCATAAATttcaattatttaattaaaaataatttcTTACAATTTTGTCCTATTTACCATGTGGTAACCGTTTGTACAATTTGGTCACCATAGTGACTAGTCTTATGGTGATCCTTTCCAAGATGTTCTTTGCAAAGGTGCGCTTGTTTGCTGCCTTGGGTTTTCTGCTATATGGAGGAAGGTACTTCATACTTTCATATCATATTTATTAAATGTATAAATTACAATCTCATACATCAtgtatgtgttgtaggctcttttTAATGTTGCAACCTTTTCCTGTGGAATCAAAAGGCCGGCGAAAGAAGTTGCAGGAGGCAA of Helianthus annuus cultivar XRQ/B chromosome 1, HanXRQr2.0-SUNRISE, whole genome shotgun sequence contains these proteins:
- the LOC110871451 gene encoding NADH dehydrogenase [ubiquinone] 1 alpha subcomplex subunit 9, mitochondrial → MQTVSRRLARENLSSRTSIYSLKSLYPVSDRCYGEYDRRYASTLTTKGIGHLVRKGTGGRSSVSGIVATVFGATGFLGRYLVQQLAKTGSQVLVPFRGSEDSPRHLKLMGDLGQIVPMKYNPRDENSIKAVMAKANVVINLIGREYETRNYSFEEVNHHMAEQLAKISKEHGGIMRFIQLSCLGASKSSPSRMLQAKAAAEESILRELPEATILRPAVMVGTEDRILNPWAQFAKKYNFLPMIGGGSTKIQPVYVADVASAVVAALSDDGSSMGKVYELGGPDVYTLHQLAELMYETIREWPHYVNVPFPIAKAISTPREVFLNKVPFPLPSPIIFNLDVINALSSDTLVSKDALTFNDLELVPHKVKGYPIEYLIQYRKGGPNYGSTVSERVTPESYP